The Mycolicibacterium monacense genome contains the following window.
GCCGAGCGGTCGTGATCGGAAACGGCAACGTGGCACTCGACGTCGCCCGCATCCTCACCACCGACCCGGACCGGCTGGCCGCCACCGACATCGCCGACCACGCGCTGGCCGCGCTGCGCGCCTCGCGCATCGACGAGGTGGTGGTCGCGGCCCGGCGCGGGCCCGCGCAGTCGGCGTTCACGCTGCCCGAGCTGATCGGTCTCACCGCCGCCTGCGACGTCGTGCTCGACGCGGCCGACCACGAACTGGTCCGGCGCGACCTCTGCGACGAAACCGATCCGCTCACCCGCAACAAGCTCGAGATCCTCGCGAAGCTGCCCGACGCCTCGGCGCCGGCCACCCGCCCGCGGATACGGCTGGCCTACCGGCTGACACCGCGACGCGTCACCGGTGCGACCCGCGCCGACGGTGTCGAGTTCACCGTCACCGGTACCGACGAGGTGCGTCGCCTCGACGCCGGGCTCGTGCTGTCCTCCATCGGCTACCGCGGCAGGCCGGTCGCAGGGCTGCCGTTCGACGAGGCCGACGGCGTCGTCCCCAACGAGAGTGGCCGTGTCGTCGACCCGGCGTCCGGCCGATCCGCCCCGGGAAGTTACGTCGCGGGCTGGATCAAGCGCGGACCGACCGGCTTCATCGGTACCAACAAGTCCTGCGCCGCGCAGACGGTGCACACCCTCGTGGCCGATTACAACGCCGGCGCACTCGCGGTGCCGTCGGCCGGCTACGGCGATCTGGACCGGTTCGTGCGAGAGCGTCGGCCCGACGTGGTCGACAGCCAGGGCTGGCGCGCCGTCGACGCGGCGGAGATCGCCCGCGGGGGTGACCGACGCCCGCGGGTGAAGTTCACGTCGGTCGCCGACATGCTGCAGGCGGCGGCGGCCGCGCCGGAGCCGCCGCTCGCGCGGCGTCTGCTCGCCGGTCTGCTGCGGTAGGCCACGTTTCGGTCGGCGGCCGGCGGTCACTCTCGCTCGCGTCAGCGAAATGAGTGGGAGCGATCCCATCCGAATCCGATCGATGTGCAGAAGGCACTGTCCGGGGCGTCGTACCCGTGCTCGAAGGAAGACCTGATCGAGCACGCCAAGAGCAACGGCGCGGACCAGGACATCCTCGACGGGCTGCAGAACTGCCCGACGGTGAGATCAGCGGCCCGGATCAGGTGCAGTAGGCGGTCTTCTGACCTGCTGGCCGCTCAATGCGGCCGGGCCCCCGGCGCGCTGTCCGCCGTCGCACGGCACGCAGCGGCGATCGCTGCGACGTCCCAGTAGAACGGCCGCACCTCGGCGATTCGCCTGCCGACGAAACGAATGGTCTGCAGGATCGGGAACTCGAGTCGTCGGCCGGTGGCTCGGGCGCATGCGTGGACATCGGTGTGGACCACCGCGGTTTCGGCCGTCGACAAGAACCGTTGCCCGGCCATGTCGAAGGCCGACCACGTCCTACTCATGGCGAGGAAGAACCGCTCCAGACCGCCATGGCCCCGCCACGTTCCGCCGTACGGCAGCGAGTCGGCCTGGTGCAGTATGACGTCGTCGGCGAAAAACGGTACGAGGGTGCTGAAGTCAGCGACCCCCGGTCCGCCTGAGGCGAGGTAGCGTGCCTCCGCCTCGTACATGTCTCGAAGTAGGCGAGCGCGGGTCTGGTCGGCGATGTCCATACCTTGTAGACGCCGGACGCACACCGAACGTGAGATCCCGCCGGAAGCCGTTACTGCTGCGTCATCGCGGCCTGCATCTCCTCCGGGCTGACCTCGCGGACCGGCTGTCCCATCGACCACAGGTGGCCGAACGGATCCCGCAGCACGCCGTAGCGGTCGCCCCAGAACTG
Protein-coding sequences here:
- a CDS encoding FAD-dependent oxidoreductase — its product is MPHVITQSCCSDGSCVFACPVNCIHPTPDEPGFATAEMLYIDPAACVDCGACVSACPVGAIAPEATLTDSQLPFVELNAAFYPPRPPDEKVPPTSKLAPVPDAPVVRSRPDGPLRVAIVGSGPAAMYAADELLTQRGVRVTMFERLPTPYGLVRAGVAPDHQSTKRVTRLFDRVAARRELRLYLNVEVGTHLTHEDLLAHHHAVLYAVGAPNDRRLDVDGMGLPGTATATEVVAWYNGHPDYAALPVALDHRRAVVIGNGNVALDVARILTTDPDRLAATDIADHALAALRASRIDEVVVAARRGPAQSAFTLPELIGLTAACDVVLDAADHELVRRDLCDETDPLTRNKLEILAKLPDASAPATRPRIRLAYRLTPRRVTGATRADGVEFTVTGTDEVRRLDAGLVLSSIGYRGRPVAGLPFDEADGVVPNESGRVVDPASGRSAPGSYVAGWIKRGPTGFIGTNKSCAAQTVHTLVADYNAGALAVPSAGYGDLDRFVRERRPDVVDSQGWRAVDAAEIARGGDRRPRVKFTSVADMLQAAAAAPEPPLARRLLAGLLR
- a CDS encoding DUF2795 domain-containing protein, with product MDVQKALSGASYPCSKEDLIEHAKSNGADQDILDGLQNCPTVRSAARIRCSRRSSDLLAAQCGRAPGALSAVARHAAAIAATSQ
- a CDS encoding nuclear transport factor 2 family protein, producing MDIADQTRARLLRDMYEAEARYLASGGPGVADFSTLVPFFADDVILHQADSLPYGGTWRGHGGLERFFLAMSRTWSAFDMAGQRFLSTAETAVVHTDVHACARATGRRLEFPILQTIRFVGRRIAEVRPFYWDVAAIAAACRATADSAPGARPH